One Stenotrophomonas oahuensis genomic region harbors:
- a CDS encoding TadG family pilus assembly protein: MSGLRQLPFSRRRVQRGGMSVTMMLVMLGLVGMLGLIEIGYLYWAKRDVQKTADLAALAGAQRLDLCSADRADNAAARANAVNANRFPGTLRVQCGDWNPAHTTEDNFAAVSPAAPPNAVKVVAERSVLPFLGQNQNLPTVRAQAVATRAPPFAVLSVGSQLLRVNGNTPLGGVLKLVGVDLDQTTLLGYDGLAQVKVTPKGLLEALEIPVKADISIGEFNALLAANKVSLGRLVEATATVLSQSGVAHADLDALQNALAAKLDVDRLAIQLGSNDAASGLFGRIVAPDGPATAALDAQVNALDLLTTAISIANSGRAVEVSQLNVLGVQAKAAIIEPPSIAIGGVGTRAYNAQVRLFLDIDSNNLALGLGKVLTALGIRLRLPIHADVTNAMATVTSLQCSAIPATATVQVDSSVLRACVGKVAEADRFSTRNVCEASLQNEQLLTLLGAPLINDRIQLNALSHSENLTLAAGETKSTWINPAQIGTAVSDLVQQLLRVLGGMLNPAAKGMNTASTADQLADQFLKASNPGNGVYDVDRTIALLRNGNPAQGISAFGDWQVHNGVPYACVLGLGTCYKDGSVWEGYRATVTGQGLGLLDGVLGTLLGGLVINRCSGLVSALLAYNACVKGNLASYMQTAPAGVLDAYQGSGSVTDPGTNTVACSGLLCTLLRPVLEGVLKPLLNGVGTLLTATLATVLGIELGRTDVHLQATHCNPAQLVY, encoded by the coding sequence ATGAGCGGCCTGCGCCAGCTGCCATTCTCCCGACGCCGCGTGCAGCGCGGCGGCATGTCGGTCACCATGATGCTGGTCATGCTCGGCCTCGTTGGCATGCTGGGACTGATCGAGATCGGTTACCTCTACTGGGCCAAGCGCGATGTGCAGAAGACCGCCGATCTGGCTGCGCTGGCCGGCGCGCAGCGATTGGACCTGTGCAGCGCCGACCGTGCCGATAACGCGGCGGCACGTGCCAATGCCGTGAATGCCAACCGCTTCCCCGGCACGCTCCGGGTGCAGTGCGGTGACTGGAATCCCGCCCATACCACCGAGGACAACTTCGCCGCGGTTTCCCCTGCTGCTCCGCCCAACGCGGTGAAGGTGGTTGCCGAACGCTCGGTGTTGCCGTTCCTTGGCCAGAACCAGAACCTGCCCACCGTGCGCGCGCAGGCCGTGGCGACCCGTGCACCGCCCTTTGCGGTGCTCAGCGTCGGCTCGCAGCTGCTGCGGGTGAACGGCAACACCCCACTGGGCGGCGTGCTCAAGCTGGTCGGCGTGGACCTGGACCAGACCACCCTGCTCGGCTATGACGGGCTGGCCCAGGTCAAGGTCACCCCAAAGGGTCTGCTCGAGGCGCTGGAGATTCCTGTCAAGGCAGACATCAGCATCGGCGAGTTCAATGCGCTGCTGGCGGCGAACAAGGTGTCACTGGGCAGGCTGGTGGAGGCCACGGCCACGGTGCTGTCCCAGAGCGGTGTGGCCCATGCCGATCTGGACGCACTTCAAAATGCATTGGCGGCCAAACTGGATGTCGACCGGCTTGCGATCCAGCTCGGCAGCAATGATGCCGCCAGCGGGCTGTTCGGCCGCATTGTCGCGCCCGACGGTCCGGCCACCGCGGCATTGGATGCGCAGGTGAACGCACTGGACCTGCTGACCACCGCCATCAGCATTGCCAACAGCGGCCGCGCGGTGGAGGTGAGCCAGCTCAATGTGCTGGGCGTGCAGGCCAAAGCGGCCATCATTGAACCGCCGTCCATTGCGATCGGCGGGGTCGGTACCCGCGCCTACAACGCGCAGGTACGCCTGTTCCTCGACATCGACAGCAACAACCTGGCGCTGGGCCTGGGCAAGGTGCTTACCGCGCTGGGCATCCGCCTGCGCCTGCCGATCCATGCCGATGTCACCAACGCCATGGCCACGGTCACCAGCCTGCAGTGCAGCGCGATCCCGGCCACCGCCACCGTGCAGGTGGATTCGTCGGTACTGCGTGCCTGCGTCGGCAAGGTCGCCGAGGCCGACCGCTTCTCCACCCGCAATGTCTGCGAAGCGTCCCTGCAGAACGAGCAGCTGCTGACCCTGCTGGGTGCACCGCTGATCAACGACCGCATCCAGCTCAACGCGCTCAGCCACAGCGAGAACCTGACCCTCGCAGCAGGCGAAACCAAATCCACCTGGATCAATCCGGCGCAGATCGGCACTGCGGTCAGCGACCTGGTGCAGCAACTGCTGCGGGTGCTGGGCGGCATGCTCAATCCCGCGGCCAAGGGCATGAACACCGCCAGCACCGCCGACCAGCTGGCCGATCAGTTCCTCAAGGCCTCCAACCCGGGCAACGGCGTGTACGACGTGGACCGCACCATCGCGCTGCTGCGCAACGGTAACCCCGCGCAGGGCATTTCCGCATTCGGCGACTGGCAGGTGCACAATGGCGTGCCGTATGCGTGCGTGCTGGGGCTGGGCACCTGCTACAAGGACGGCTCGGTCTGGGAGGGCTACCGCGCCACCGTTACCGGCCAAGGCCTGGGCCTGCTGGATGGCGTGCTGGGCACGCTGCTCGGCGGTCTGGTGATCAACCGCTGCAGCGGGCTGGTCAGCGCGCTGCTGGCCTACAACGCCTGCGTCAAAGGCAATCTCGCCTCGTACATGCAGACCGCTCCGGCCGGCGTGCTTGACGCCTACCAGGGCAGCGGCAGCGTCACCGATCCCGGCACCAACACCGTGGCCTGCAGCGGCCTGCTCTGCACCCTGCTGCGCCCGGTGTTGGAAGGCGTTCTCAAACCCCTGCTCAACGGGGTGGGCACCCTGCTCACGGCCACCCTGGCCACCGTGCTGGGCATTGAACTTGGCCGTACCGATGTGCACCTGCAGGCCACGCACTGCAATCCCGCGCAGCTTGTCTACTGA
- a CDS encoding DUF2968 domain-containing protein, translated as MTTTLSTVSVSRSLLAIGVLLASLTLCPDAQARRGKNDAPDIDRSAPVVRNTVDELRQLMDGQQLTELRTTYNGTYGASLLFNASTLQYYVSLFQGKEFWRVIKTDSVETAENVYETFVKQTRDLAQVNIDTIRLEAGKRYTESLVAYNEQRLRSLQQEADLQRQQAQQVSSAIQQAKQQAVSLSTDLRSSNTQLEQLNQRIQALQAQQGNPELSLPTPAHPTASTAHPVAGEAGTP; from the coding sequence ATGACCACCACCCTCTCTACTGTTTCCGTCAGCCGCAGCCTGTTGGCCATCGGCGTACTGCTGGCGTCGCTGACCCTGTGCCCTGACGCCCAGGCCCGCCGCGGCAAGAACGACGCGCCGGACATCGACCGCAGCGCCCCGGTGGTGCGCAACACCGTGGACGAGCTGCGCCAGCTGATGGACGGCCAGCAGCTCACCGAGCTGCGCACCACGTACAATGGCACTTACGGTGCCAGCCTGCTGTTCAATGCCAGCACGCTGCAGTACTACGTGTCGTTGTTCCAGGGGAAAGAATTCTGGCGGGTGATCAAGACCGATTCGGTGGAGACCGCCGAAAATGTGTACGAGACGTTCGTGAAGCAGACCCGCGACCTCGCACAGGTGAACATCGACACCATCCGCCTGGAAGCCGGCAAGCGCTACACCGAAAGCCTGGTGGCCTACAACGAGCAGCGGCTGCGCAGCCTGCAGCAGGAAGCCGACCTGCAGCGCCAGCAGGCCCAGCAGGTCAGCAGCGCGATCCAACAGGCCAAGCAGCAGGCCGTGTCGCTGAGCACCGACCTGCGCAGCAGCAACACCCAGCTGGAACAGCTCAACCAGCGCATCCAGGCGTTGCAGGCACAGCAGGGCAATCCCGAACTGTCGCTGCCGACGCCGGCGCACCCCACGGCCAGCACCGCACATCCGGTGGCGGGGGAAGCGGGAACGCCGTGA
- a CDS encoding putative quinol monooxygenase translates to MSSPDSPLVFYVRLQVKPERTQDWLDAVHTLIDRMSEEPAFISCDLHRDAHDPTLFTLYERWDEASVQDFLAHQSTDYRAAYDALLPDLLQKPREPQVLELVQSWG, encoded by the coding sequence ATGTCATCCCCCGATTCGCCGCTGGTCTTCTACGTCCGCCTGCAGGTCAAACCCGAGCGCACCCAGGACTGGCTCGACGCCGTCCACACACTGATCGACCGCATGTCCGAGGAACCGGCCTTCATTTCCTGCGACCTGCATCGTGACGCGCACGATCCAACCCTGTTCACGCTCTATGAGCGCTGGGATGAGGCGTCGGTGCAGGACTTCCTGGCCCATCAATCCACGGATTACCGCGCCGCCTACGATGCGCTGCTGCCTGATCTGCTGCAGAAGCCACGCGAACCGCAGGTGCTGGAGCTGGTACAGAGCTGGGGGTGA
- a CDS encoding SapC family protein has product MTAETTTPPAAPAQASGPLFYREPLPLQSDKHANWRLRPGSLAFAAETNAIPAVIGEFGMAAQHFPILFTGQDASPIVAVGLSRNNLFVTDGKWADDTYAPAYLRRYPFVFMQSDDEGNFLLALDAASEQVNQGTSDEGEPLFVDGKATELVDNAMKFCADFTREYEQTRQFSAALLAQDLLVERSIDVTLNNGEKMSVNGFHVVDVEKFAKLPDDIVLAWHRNGWLALVHHHLTSLSRFNALVKRQSEQAKAA; this is encoded by the coding sequence ATGACTGCTGAAACGACTACTCCGCCGGCCGCTCCGGCCCAGGCTTCCGGTCCGCTGTTCTACCGTGAGCCGCTGCCGCTGCAATCGGACAAGCACGCCAACTGGCGTCTGCGCCCGGGTTCGCTGGCGTTCGCTGCTGAAACCAACGCCATTCCGGCAGTGATCGGCGAGTTCGGCATGGCCGCACAGCATTTCCCGATCCTGTTCACTGGCCAGGACGCCTCGCCGATCGTGGCCGTGGGCCTGAGCCGCAACAATCTGTTCGTCACCGACGGCAAGTGGGCGGATGACACCTACGCGCCGGCCTACCTGCGCCGCTACCCGTTCGTGTTCATGCAGTCCGATGACGAAGGCAACTTCCTGCTGGCGCTGGACGCTGCGTCCGAGCAGGTGAATCAGGGCACCAGCGACGAAGGTGAGCCGCTGTTCGTTGACGGCAAGGCCACCGAGCTGGTCGACAATGCCATGAAGTTCTGCGCCGATTTCACCCGCGAGTACGAGCAGACCCGTCAGTTCAGCGCCGCGCTGCTGGCCCAGGACCTGCTGGTCGAGCGCAGCATCGACGTCACCCTGAACAATGGTGAGAAGATGTCGGTGAACGGCTTCCACGTCGTCGACGTGGAAAAGTTCGCCAAGCTGCCGGACGATATCGTGCTGGCCTGGCACCGCAACGGCTGGCTGGCGCTGGTGCACCACCACCTGACCTCGCTGTCGCGTTTCAACGCGCTGGTGAAGCGCCAGAGCGAGCAGGCCAAGGCGGCCTGA
- a CDS encoding CDP-diacylglycerol diphosphatase, producing the protein MSSLRVSLLALPLCLAACTTAPPPKPAPNPDALWGVIQRDCVGTDAPRGSCLAVSTAPQRRDVLVKDTHGDYQFLLMPLDKVAGIESPHLLQAGTPNYFAAAWQARAYTERALGQPLPRDVASLALNSAHGRSQNQLHIHVDCLRADIRDQLQAMQPAIGPTWQPLPQPLRGHVYQARRLDGETLTADPIRLLADDLAAPGEMGRWSLVVVGQGDDARAPGFVLLATQADADAGHQASGEELQDHACAVLTGASEALDGVR; encoded by the coding sequence GTGTCTTCCCTCCGTGTTTCCCTGCTGGCGCTGCCGCTGTGCCTGGCCGCCTGCACCACCGCGCCACCGCCGAAGCCGGCCCCGAATCCCGATGCCCTGTGGGGCGTGATCCAGCGCGATTGCGTGGGTACCGATGCCCCACGCGGCTCCTGCCTGGCGGTCTCAACCGCCCCGCAGCGTCGCGATGTGCTGGTCAAGGACACCCACGGCGATTACCAGTTCCTGCTGATGCCGCTGGACAAGGTGGCCGGCATTGAAAGCCCGCATCTGCTGCAGGCGGGTACGCCCAACTACTTCGCCGCCGCCTGGCAGGCGCGCGCCTACACCGAACGCGCGCTGGGCCAGCCGCTGCCGCGTGACGTGGCCAGCCTGGCGCTGAATTCCGCACACGGCCGTTCGCAGAACCAGTTGCACATCCATGTGGATTGCCTGCGCGCGGACATCCGCGACCAGCTGCAGGCGATGCAGCCGGCCATCGGCCCGACGTGGCAGCCTCTGCCGCAGCCGCTGCGCGGGCATGTGTATCAAGCCAGGCGGCTGGACGGTGAAACGCTGACCGCCGATCCCATTCGCCTGCTGGCCGATGACCTGGCCGCGCCCGGCGAGATGGGGCGCTGGTCGCTGGTGGTGGTGGGGCAGGGCGACGACGCCCGCGCGCCGGGTTTCGTGCTGCTGGCGACCCAGGCCGATGCCGACGCCGGCCACCAGGCCAGTGGCGAGGAACTGCAGGACCATGCCTGCGCGGTGCTGACCGGGGCCTCGGAGGCGCTGGACGGGGTGCGTTGA
- the lldD gene encoding FMN-dependent L-lactate dehydrogenase LldD — protein sequence MIISAASDYHAAAQRRLPPFLFHYIDGGAYAEQTLRRNVSDLSDVALRQRVLRDMSELSLDTELFGERLAMPVALAPVGLTGMFARRGEVQAARAAASRGIPFTLSTVSVCPIEEVAPKIPRPMWFQLYVLKDRGFMRNALERAKAAGVTTLVFTVDMPVPGARYRDAHSGMSGPNGPLRRMLQAVTHPRWAWDVGLLGRPHDLGNVSAYRGAPTGLADYIGWLGANFDPSISWKDLEWIREFWTGPMVIKGILDPDDARDAVRFGADGIVVSNHGGRQLDGVLSTARALPAIADAVQGELKVLVDSGVRSGLDVVRMLALGADTVLLGRAFVYALATGGEAAVANLLDLIAKEMRVAMTLTGARTVADIGREALAIGGGSNGRGWR from the coding sequence ATGATCATTTCTGCTGCTTCGGATTACCACGCTGCCGCGCAGCGTCGCCTGCCGCCGTTTCTGTTCCACTACATTGACGGCGGTGCGTACGCCGAGCAGACCCTGCGCCGCAACGTGTCCGACCTGTCCGATGTGGCGCTGCGCCAGCGCGTGCTGCGCGACATGTCCGAGCTGAGCCTGGACACCGAGCTGTTCGGTGAGCGGCTGGCGATGCCGGTGGCGTTGGCCCCCGTAGGCCTGACCGGCATGTTCGCCCGGCGCGGCGAAGTACAGGCCGCGCGCGCGGCCGCCAGCCGGGGCATTCCGTTTACCTTGTCGACGGTGTCGGTGTGCCCGATCGAGGAGGTGGCTCCGAAGATTCCCCGGCCGATGTGGTTCCAGCTGTATGTGCTGAAGGACCGTGGCTTCATGCGCAACGCACTGGAGCGGGCCAAGGCGGCGGGCGTGACCACCCTGGTGTTCACCGTCGACATGCCGGTGCCCGGGGCGCGTTACCGCGATGCGCATTCGGGCATGAGCGGGCCGAATGGACCGCTGCGGCGCATGCTGCAGGCGGTGACCCATCCGCGCTGGGCGTGGGACGTGGGGTTGCTCGGGCGGCCGCATGACCTGGGCAATGTGTCGGCGTATCGGGGGGCACCGACCGGTCTGGCCGATTACATCGGCTGGCTGGGGGCGAATTTTGATCCTTCCATTTCGTGGAAGGACCTGGAGTGGATCCGCGAGTTCTGGACCGGGCCGATGGTGATCAAGGGCATCCTGGACCCGGACGACGCGCGCGATGCGGTGCGCTTCGGTGCCGATGGCATCGTGGTGTCCAACCATGGCGGCCGTCAGCTGGATGGGGTGTTGTCCACCGCGCGCGCATTGCCGGCCATTGCCGATGCCGTGCAGGGCGAGCTGAAGGTGCTGGTGGATTCGGGTGTGCGCTCAGGGTTGGATGTGGTACGGATGCTGGCGTTGGGGGCCGATACCGTGTTGCTTGGGCGCGCGTTCGTTTATGCGCTGGCCACCGGCGGGGAGGCCGCGGTGGCCAATCTGCTGGATCTGATTGCGAAGGAAATGCGGGTGGCGATGACCCTGACCGGCGCGCGGACCGTCGCCGATATCGGGCGTGAGGCGTTGGCCATTGGCGGTGGATCGAACGGACGTGGATGGCGTTGA
- a CDS encoding VOC family protein, producing MNATAARQTTFAVQCLDHVVLRVSDLPRALHFYRDVLGCTVARERPSLGMVHLHAGSSMIDLVDIHGKLGLPGGAAAGAQGRNMAHLCLRVEPFNEAQLREHLQMHGIAVDAPASSNFGAEGDGLSLYVQDPDGNGVELKGPSSDCGC from the coding sequence ATGAACGCCACCGCCGCCCGACAAACCACCTTCGCCGTGCAGTGCCTGGACCATGTGGTGCTGCGGGTCAGCGACCTGCCGCGCGCGCTGCACTTCTACCGGGATGTACTGGGCTGCACGGTGGCGCGCGAACGGCCGTCGCTGGGCATGGTGCATCTGCATGCGGGCAGTTCGATGATCGACCTGGTCGACATCCACGGCAAGCTGGGGCTTCCCGGCGGGGCCGCTGCGGGTGCACAGGGCCGCAACATGGCGCACCTGTGCCTGCGCGTGGAGCCGTTCAACGAAGCGCAGCTGCGCGAACACCTGCAGATGCACGGCATCGCCGTGGATGCCCCGGCCAGCAGCAATTTCGGTGCCGAGGGCGACGGACTGTCGCTGTACGTGCAGGATCCCGATGGCAATGGCGTGGAGTTGAAGGGGCCAAGCAGCGACTGCGGTTGCTGA
- a CDS encoding MgtC/SapB family protein, which translates to MGWEQDLSLLLRVAAAMLFGGVLGIERELGKHAAGLRTHMLIAGAAALIVGLGDSIAEHFQQERYRDLLQVDPVRLIEAVVACVGFVAAGTILRGSRDDQVSGLTTASSLVMAAAIGIAVGIGEYVIALGVSVLCVLVLAVFRRVSDKLEKL; encoded by the coding sequence ATGGGCTGGGAGCAGGATCTGTCGTTGTTGCTGCGGGTGGCCGCGGCCATGCTGTTCGGCGGGGTGCTGGGCATCGAGCGCGAGCTCGGCAAGCACGCTGCCGGATTGCGCACGCACATGCTGATTGCCGGGGCCGCCGCATTGATCGTCGGCCTGGGCGACAGCATTGCCGAACATTTCCAGCAGGAGCGTTACCGCGACCTGCTGCAGGTCGATCCGGTGCGTCTGATCGAGGCCGTGGTGGCCTGCGTTGGCTTCGTGGCTGCCGGCACCATTCTGCGCGGCAGCCGCGACGACCAGGTCAGCGGGCTGACCACCGCCAGCTCGCTGGTGATGGCCGCGGCCATCGGCATTGCCGTCGGCATTGGCGAATATGTGATCGCGCTGGGCGTGAGTGTGCTCTGCGTGCTGGTGCTGGCGGTTTTCCGCCGGGTTTCCGACAAGCTGGAGAAGTTATGA
- a CDS encoding SDR family NAD(P)-dependent oxidoreductase, producing the protein MIDYQLKGKVAIVTGGVSGIGLAVAELFADSGAAVAVWDLKEDAVKKTAEALAARGVKTLGIALDVTDEAAVDAAVKQTVQELGGLDIAVNNAGIGGPSAPSGDYPVDGWRRVIDVNLNSVFLCQRAQIQALRKAGKGGSIINMASILGQVGFDNSAAYVAAKHGVVGLTQTAAWEHAADKIRVNAVGPGFIATPLLDKMDPAVRKALEAKHALNRLGRSEEVAALVAWLASDDASFATGTYYAIDGGYLAH; encoded by the coding sequence ATGATTGATTACCAGCTCAAGGGCAAGGTCGCCATCGTCACCGGCGGCGTATCCGGCATCGGCCTGGCCGTAGCCGAACTGTTCGCCGACTCCGGTGCGGCCGTGGCGGTGTGGGACCTGAAGGAAGACGCAGTGAAGAAGACCGCTGAAGCGCTGGCCGCACGCGGCGTGAAGACCCTCGGCATTGCCCTGGATGTCACCGATGAAGCCGCCGTTGACGCAGCAGTGAAGCAGACCGTGCAGGAACTGGGCGGCCTGGACATCGCGGTCAACAACGCCGGTATCGGTGGACCGTCTGCGCCCAGTGGCGACTATCCGGTCGATGGCTGGAGGCGCGTGATCGATGTGAACCTCAACAGCGTGTTCCTGTGCCAGCGCGCACAGATCCAGGCGCTGCGCAAGGCCGGCAAGGGCGGTAGCATCATCAACATGGCCTCGATCCTCGGCCAGGTGGGCTTCGACAACTCGGCGGCCTATGTGGCGGCCAAGCATGGCGTGGTCGGTTTGACCCAGACCGCTGCCTGGGAGCATGCCGCGGACAAGATCCGCGTGAATGCGGTCGGCCCGGGCTTCATTGCCACGCCGCTGCTGGACAAGATGGACCCGGCGGTGCGCAAGGCGCTGGAGGCCAAGCACGCGCTCAACCGCTTGGGCCGCTCCGAAGAGGTGGCCGCCCTGGTGGCCTGGCTGGCCAGTGACGATGCCTCGTTCGCCACCGGCACCTACTACGCCATCGACGGCGGCTATCTGGCGCACTGA
- a CDS encoding alkene reductase, with amino-acid sequence MTATTDGLLFTPTRLGSIDLRNRIAMAPLTRNRAIEGRVPNPLAVQYYQQRASAGLIIAEATQISPLGQGYLDTPGIYSQAQIDAWRKVTDAVHAEGGRIVLQLWHVGRISHTSLLPEGEVPVAPSAVQAKAKTFTAKGFEDVSAPRALELEEIPALIQDYRQAARNAIIAGFDGVEVHAANGYLIDQFLRDGSNLRTDEYGGSIENRTRLLDEVVRAVAAEIGAERTGVRLSPTTPASDAYDSNPQPLFERAVERLDAIGHLAFVHVIEGATGGPRDNIPFDYAALRSKFRGPWIANNGYDKDSAEAAIASGYADVIAFGRAFIANPDLVERLRFGVPLSEFNPDTLYGGGAEGYTDYPSVSGSNVAE; translated from the coding sequence ATGACTGCAACGACCGACGGTTTGCTGTTCACCCCCACCCGGCTGGGTTCCATCGACCTGCGCAACCGCATTGCGATGGCCCCGCTCACCCGCAACCGCGCCATTGAAGGCCGCGTGCCCAACCCGCTGGCGGTGCAGTACTACCAGCAGCGTGCCAGTGCCGGGCTGATCATTGCCGAGGCCACCCAGATCAGTCCGCTCGGCCAGGGCTATCTGGACACGCCCGGCATCTACAGCCAGGCGCAGATTGACGCCTGGCGCAAGGTCACCGACGCGGTGCACGCCGAGGGTGGACGCATCGTGTTGCAGCTGTGGCACGTGGGCCGCATTTCGCACACCAGCCTGCTGCCGGAAGGCGAAGTGCCGGTGGCCCCCAGTGCGGTGCAGGCCAAGGCCAAGACCTTCACCGCCAAGGGGTTTGAAGATGTATCCGCGCCGCGTGCACTGGAACTGGAAGAGATTCCCGCGCTGATCCAGGACTACCGCCAGGCCGCACGCAACGCCATCATCGCCGGCTTTGACGGCGTCGAAGTGCATGCGGCTAACGGGTATCTGATTGATCAGTTCCTGCGCGACGGCAGCAACCTGCGCACCGACGAGTACGGCGGCAGCATCGAGAACCGCACCCGCCTGCTGGACGAAGTGGTGCGCGCGGTCGCCGCCGAGATCGGGGCCGAACGCACGGGCGTGCGCCTGTCACCGACCACGCCGGCCAGCGATGCCTACGACTCCAATCCGCAGCCGCTGTTCGAGCGTGCGGTGGAGCGACTGGATGCGATTGGCCACCTGGCCTTCGTGCATGTGATCGAAGGGGCCACCGGTGGCCCGCGTGACAACATTCCGTTCGATTACGCCGCGCTGCGTTCGAAGTTCCGCGGCCCGTGGATCGCCAACAATGGGTATGACAAGGACAGCGCCGAGGCTGCCATCGCCAGTGGCTATGCCGACGTGATTGCGTTCGGTCGTGCTTTCATCGCCAACCCGGACCTGGTGGAACGCCTGCGCTTCGGGGTGCCGCTGTCAGAGTTCAACCCCGACACGCTGTATGGCGGCGGGGCTGAGGGGTATACCGATTATCCGAGCGTATCCGGGTCCAACGTCGCTGAATGA
- a CDS encoding CocE/NonD family hydrolase: MCVRAVPVVLLSLMIAASVSAQTAPMTPDIPAKGFVTPTAGYDYDKRVVMIPMRDGTKLYTVIVVPKGAHNAPMLLTRTPYDAANRAKRLDSPHMRDILPQGDEVFVDAGYIRVFQDIRGKHGSEGDYVMTRPLRGPLNNTKVDHATDAWDTIDWLVKHVPESNGKVGMLGSSYEGFTVVMALNDPHPALKVAAPQSPMIDGWMGDDWLNYGAFRQVNFGYFTGQLAQRGKGPAIPSVGYDDYTTFLRAGSAGDYAKANGLEQLPWWHKLVEHPAYDAFWQEQALDARMAKTPLKVPTMWLQGLWDQEDMWGAVHSYAAMEPRDSTNTLNYLVMGPWRHSQVNYDGSSLGALKFDGDTALQFRRDVLKPFFDQYLVDGAGKADTPPVLIYNTGENHWDRLQQWPRTTAQSRPLYLRAGGKLSFDAPQAGEANYEAYVSDPAKPVPFVPRPVRFADRDMWTSWLVKDQRFVDGRPDVLTFVSEPLTEPLRIGGAPQVNLQAATSGSDSDWVVKLIDVYPDQVPSTPEMGGYELAVSMAIFRGRYRESFSAPKALASNQVLDYRFGLPTANHVFRPGHRVMVQVQSTLFPLYDRNPQTFVPNIYLAKPGDYQKATQQIWHSPQQASSITLPVY, encoded by the coding sequence ATGTGTGTGCGTGCCGTACCTGTTGTGCTGTTGAGCCTGATGATCGCCGCCAGCGTATCGGCGCAGACCGCGCCGATGACGCCGGACATTCCGGCCAAGGGCTTCGTCACCCCGACCGCGGGTTACGACTACGACAAGCGCGTGGTGATGATTCCCATGCGCGATGGCACCAAGCTGTACACGGTGATCGTGGTGCCCAAGGGCGCGCACAACGCGCCGATGCTGCTCACCCGTACGCCGTATGACGCCGCCAACCGCGCCAAGCGCCTGGATTCGCCGCATATGCGTGACATCCTGCCGCAGGGCGACGAGGTGTTCGTTGACGCCGGCTACATCCGCGTGTTCCAGGACATCCGCGGCAAGCACGGCTCCGAAGGCGATTACGTGATGACCCGGCCGCTGCGCGGTCCGCTGAACAACACCAAGGTGGACCATGCGACTGATGCATGGGACACCATCGACTGGCTGGTCAAGCACGTGCCGGAAAGCAACGGCAAGGTCGGCATGCTGGGCTCCTCGTACGAAGGCTTCACCGTGGTGATGGCGCTGAACGACCCGCACCCGGCATTGAAAGTGGCCGCGCCGCAGAGCCCGATGATCGACGGCTGGATGGGGGACGACTGGCTCAATTACGGCGCGTTCCGCCAGGTCAACTTCGGTTACTTCACCGGCCAACTGGCCCAGCGCGGCAAGGGACCGGCCATTCCCAGCGTCGGCTATGACGACTACACCACCTTCCTTCGCGCCGGTTCGGCGGGTGATTACGCCAAGGCCAACGGCCTGGAGCAGCTGCCGTGGTGGCACAAGCTGGTCGAGCACCCGGCTTATGACGCGTTCTGGCAGGAACAGGCGCTGGATGCGCGCATGGCCAAAACCCCGCTGAAGGTGCCCACGATGTGGCTGCAGGGCCTGTGGGACCAGGAGGACATGTGGGGCGCGGTGCACAGCTATGCGGCGATGGAGCCGCGCGATTCGACCAATACCCTCAACTACCTGGTGATGGGGCCGTGGCGACACAGCCAGGTGAACTACGATGGCAGCAGCCTGGGCGCGCTGAAGTTTGACGGTGATACCGCGCTGCAGTTCCGCCGCGATGTGCTCAAGCCGTTCTTCGACCAGTACCTGGTGGACGGCGCGGGCAAGGCCGATACGCCGCCGGTGCTGATCTACAACACCGGTGAAAATCACTGGGACCGCCTGCAGCAGTGGCCGCGCACCACGGCACAAAGCCGCCCGCTGTATCTGCGAGCTGGCGGCAAGCTGTCGTTCGACGCCCCGCAGGCCGGTGAGGCCAACTACGAGGCGTATGTCTCCGACCCGGCCAAGCCGGTACCGTTCGTGCCGCGCCCGGTACGCTTCGCCGACCGTGACATGTGGACCAGCTGGCTGGTCAAGGACCAGCGCTTTGTCGATGGCCGCCCGGATGTGCTGACCTTCGTCAGCGAACCGCTGACCGAGCCGCTGCGGATTGGCGGTGCACCGCAGGTGAACCTGCAGGCCGCCACTAGTGGCAGTGACAGCGACTGGGTGGTGAAGCTGATCGATGTCTATCCCGACCAGGTGCCGTCCACGCCGGAAATGGGCGGTTATGAGCTGGCGGTGTCGATGGCGATCTTCCGCGGGCGTTATCGTGAAAGCTTCAGCGCCCCCAAGGCGCTCGCCTCGAATCAGGTGCTGGACTACCGCTTCGGCCTGCCCACCGCCAACCATGTGTTCCGGCCGGGGCACCGGGTGATGGTGCAGGTGCAGTCGACGTTGTTCCCGCTGTACGACCGCAACCCGCAGACCTTCGTGCCCAACATCTACCTGGCCAAGCCGGGCGATTACCAGAAGGCGACGCAGCAGATCTGGCATTCGCCGCAGCAGGCCAGTTCGATCACGTTACCGGTGTATTGA